A genome region from Thermoanaerobacterium xylanolyticum LX-11 includes the following:
- the spoIIP gene encoding stage II sporulation protein P, producing MYRSSLRYYRLKKVSFVILLLFNILFYRWLMTNDIEAANINFETETFAEEYNSINGMFITALNYTMPTVDVGYKAEGFYDRDLTMASMFNLNQRDPLKILKYQIPIIAQIDKGEKDNTSNTQVAENLNANQNKNNEVANEASKKSEMNTSVTNVSNVDTGKPLILLYHTHTMESYVATLKNKYVAAYGYDRTNDLNYNMVRVGDSLTEYLTKDYGISVLHDRTIHDYNYDQSYYNSSLSVKKYLEEYPSIKVTIDLHRDGYGSVMQPGVDTIPVLSSLPNQDYRKKYTMEINGQTVAKIMFIIGSRRTADMNEDWKKNYEFAKQISDKLNELYPDISLGIEIHQYAEYNQHFSEKGILIELGSNYNTLEEALNSTPYLAKAIYLVLKDDGLAK from the coding sequence TTGTACAGAAGTTCGCTAAGGTATTATCGCCTTAAAAAGGTGTCTTTTGTGATTTTATTGCTTTTTAATATTTTATTTTATAGATGGCTTATGACAAATGACATAGAAGCTGCCAATATAAATTTTGAAACAGAGACTTTTGCCGAAGAGTACAATAGCATTAATGGCATGTTTATAACTGCTTTAAATTATACGATGCCAACTGTTGATGTTGGCTATAAAGCTGAAGGATTTTACGATAGAGATTTGACTATGGCTTCAATGTTTAATCTAAATCAAAGAGATCCTCTTAAAATATTAAAGTATCAAATTCCCATTATTGCTCAAATAGACAAAGGAGAAAAAGATAATACATCTAATACGCAAGTTGCAGAGAATCTCAATGCTAATCAAAATAAAAATAACGAAGTGGCAAATGAAGCATCAAAAAAAAGTGAGATGAATACAAGTGTGACAAATGTCAGTAACGTTGATACTGGCAAGCCACTTATATTGCTTTACCATACACATACGATGGAATCGTACGTTGCGACTTTAAAAAATAAATATGTAGCTGCATATGGATATGATAGAACAAATGATCTCAATTACAACATGGTAAGAGTAGGAGACAGTTTGACAGAATATTTGACTAAAGATTATGGTATTAGCGTTTTGCATGATCGCACAATACACGATTACAATTACGATCAGTCATACTACAATTCTTCTTTATCAGTAAAAAAATATTTGGAGGAATACCCCTCCATCAAGGTAACTATTGATTTGCACCGTGATGGATATGGAAGTGTAATGCAGCCAGGGGTTGATACAATACCTGTTTTAAGTAGCCTACCAAATCAAGATTACAGAAAAAAATATACAATGGAAATAAATGGACAGACAGTTGCGAAAATAATGTTCATAATTGGTTCTCGAAGGACTGCAGATATGAATGAAGACTGGAAAAAGAATTACGAGTTTGCGAAACAGATTAGCGATAAACTGAATGAATTATATCCAGATATATCATTAGGGATAGAGATTCATCAGTACGCTGAATACAACCAACACTTTTCAGAAAAAGGAATTTTGATTGAACTAGGCAGTAATTACAATACTTTGGAGGAGGCCTTAAATTCCACGCCATACTTAGCCAAAGCAATTTATTTAGTATTGAAAGATGATGGACTTGCCAAATAA
- the gpr gene encoding GPR endopeptidase, producing MFNIRTDLAVEAREMYKGGHAGEIPGVLVDESQDDNIKIVKVTIVDDDGAKAMGKAIGDYITIEVPDLKYRDIELEDKVAQKLADVIKKISNVNVNMKVLVIGLGNWNVTPDALGPKAIENIVVTRHLKELAPLQFGENICAVSAMAPGVLGITGIETAEIVKSVVDKIKPDLVITIDALASRRVERLATTIQISNTGISPGSGIGNKRSAINMESLGVPVIAIGVPTVVDAATIANDAIEHLESALKNNVESDSPLYNVLKNMNDEDKYALIKEVLSPEENLIVTPKEIDLLIKNISSILSRGINLALQPNLTVDEMNQLVH from the coding sequence ATGTTCAATATAAGGACAGATCTTGCTGTTGAAGCCCGTGAAATGTATAAAGGTGGACATGCGGGAGAGATCCCAGGCGTTTTAGTAGATGAAAGCCAAGATGACAACATAAAAATAGTTAAAGTAACCATTGTGGACGATGACGGTGCTAAAGCGATGGGAAAAGCTATAGGAGATTATATAACTATAGAGGTTCCTGACTTAAAGTACAGGGATATTGAACTTGAAGACAAAGTAGCACAAAAACTTGCCGATGTAATAAAGAAAATCTCTAATGTTAATGTCAATATGAAAGTCCTTGTAATAGGTTTAGGCAATTGGAATGTGACGCCAGATGCACTTGGGCCAAAAGCAATTGAAAATATTGTTGTGACTCGCCATTTGAAAGAATTAGCACCTCTGCAGTTTGGCGAAAATATATGTGCTGTAAGTGCCATGGCTCCCGGTGTATTAGGTATAACAGGTATTGAGACGGCAGAAATTGTTAAAAGCGTTGTTGATAAGATAAAACCTGATCTAGTCATCACAATAGATGCTCTTGCATCGAGGCGAGTTGAAAGGCTTGCGACAACAATACAGATTTCAAATACAGGCATTAGTCCTGGATCTGGAATAGGGAATAAAAGATCTGCTATCAACATGGAAAGCTTAGGTGTTCCTGTAATTGCGATAGGTGTTCCAACCGTAGTAGATGCAGCTACAATTGCCAATGATGCTATAGAACATCTTGAAAGTGCATTAAAAAACAATGTAGAAAGCGATAGTCCTCTATACAATGTATTGAAAAATATGAATGATGAAGATAAATACGCTTTAATAAAAGAGGTATTAAGTCCTGAAGAAAATCTCATAGTCACGCCAAAGGAGATAGATCTTCTTATTAAAAATATTTCATCTATTTTGTCAAGAGGAATTAATTTAGCTTTACAACCAAATTTGACAGTAGATGAGATGAACCAACTTGTACATTAA
- a CDS encoding phage holin family protein, translating into MLKAIIRFVVSAIVLMIVGYLVPGFSVAGFWGALISAIVIALLGYIVEAMLGQNVSPRSRGVVGFIVAAIVIYVSQFIVPTIHATILGSIIAAFVIGLVDAFIPTELR; encoded by the coding sequence ATGTTAAAAGCTATAATTAGATTTGTAGTTTCAGCGATTGTTTTAATGATCGTAGGTTATCTTGTCCCAGGATTTAGTGTGGCTGGATTTTGGGGTGCTTTGATATCAGCAATTGTGATTGCATTGCTGGGATATATAGTTGAGGCAATGCTTGGTCAAAATGTTTCTCCGAGAAGTAGAGGTGTTGTTGGTTTCATAGTTGCAGCAATAGTAATATACGTATCTCAATTTATAGTTCCAACAATACATGCTACTATATTGGGTTCAATAATAGCTGCTTTTGTAATTGGGCTTGTTGATGCTTTTATACCTACAGAATTGAGGTGA
- the rpsT gene encoding 30S ribosomal protein S20 has product MANIKSAKKRILVTKRRTLENKIVKSKVRTAISKFEKSLAEGNIDNTKAALINAIRELDKAYSKGTLHKNTVARKKSRLYAKFNALNA; this is encoded by the coding sequence TTGGCAAACATAAAATCAGCTAAGAAAAGAATACTTGTAACAAAAAGAAGGACATTGGAGAATAAAATAGTAAAATCAAAAGTTAGAACAGCTATTTCTAAATTCGAAAAGAGTTTAGCAGAAGGTAACATAGATAATACAAAAGCAGCTTTAATTAATGCTATAAGAGAACTTGATAAAGCATATTCAAAAGGCACATTGCACAAGAATACAGTTGCAAGAAAGAAATCAAGATTATATGCAAAATTTAATGCATTAAATGCTTAA
- the holA gene encoding DNA polymerase III subunit delta, producing the protein MAVNYKEFLEIINKGFLPAYVFYGEERFLIDEAIKKLKSKLIAEGTEIMNYSMIEDANDKNIIDSLETLPFMSEHRFVLIKDDDVLKKINDDTVDAIIKRIEGGNTDSCIAFVFKDKIDTRKRIFKAISKHGAIVNFEHLKFDEAVNYVGFFVRIYGKVIKKPVAEYIVKSVGVDLYTLLNEIKKIVSYSDGQEVLIDDVKDVISASTAESVFKLVNAIGLRQEKVAIYILNKMILNEENPIGILAMIARQFRILIKAKYLLLKKIDKKELQQSLGIPYFSINDIIQQSKCFKEKELLNAYKLCVKCDRELKSSYDGNLALESLIRKLCN; encoded by the coding sequence ATGGCAGTGAATTACAAAGAATTTTTGGAGATTATAAATAAAGGTTTTTTGCCTGCTTATGTTTTTTACGGTGAGGAAAGATTTTTGATCGATGAAGCTATTAAAAAATTAAAAAGTAAGTTAATAGCTGAAGGCACAGAAATAATGAATTATTCCATGATTGAAGATGCTAATGATAAAAATATAATAGACAGTTTAGAAACTCTTCCATTTATGTCTGAACATAGGTTTGTTTTAATAAAAGATGATGATGTTCTAAAAAAGATAAATGACGATACTGTCGATGCTATAATCAAGCGGATTGAAGGTGGAAACACAGACAGTTGTATTGCGTTTGTGTTTAAGGATAAAATCGACACGAGAAAAAGAATATTCAAAGCAATAAGTAAACATGGTGCTATCGTAAATTTCGAACATTTAAAATTTGATGAAGCAGTCAATTATGTGGGGTTTTTTGTTAGAATCTATGGAAAGGTCATAAAAAAACCTGTCGCAGAATATATTGTTAAAAGCGTAGGTGTGGACTTATATACCCTCTTAAATGAAATCAAAAAAATTGTGTCTTACAGTGATGGCCAAGAAGTGCTTATAGATGACGTGAAAGACGTTATATCAGCATCAACTGCTGAGAGTGTATTTAAATTGGTAAACGCAATAGGTTTAAGACAGGAAAAAGTAGCTATATACATATTGAACAAAATGATTTTGAATGAAGAAAATCCAATTGGTATATTAGCTATGATTGCACGACAGTTTCGAATTCTCATAAAAGCTAAATATCTGTTGTTGAAAAAAATTGATAAAAAGGAACTGCAGCAAAGCCTAGGAATACCTTATTTTTCAATTAACGATATTATACAGCAATCAAAGTGTTTTAAAGAAAAAGAGCTTTTAAATGCATATAAATTGTGCGTAAAATGTGACAGGGAATTAAAGTCAAGTTATGATGGTAATTTAGCTTTGGAATCATTGATAAGAAAGCTTTGCAATTAA
- a CDS encoding DNA internalization-related competence protein ComEC/Rec2 — MYIAVLLSVGIIISRFLEINVVFLLLAFLVVLSSGIYIYLSKKNAIYLLLLAVFVLGLTVGENALYSKGVYDNLSNRLVSFNGVVSNIILKDGFAKYVLSPKNKDKILITQYGGIYPKEGDLIEVRGIVELPQGKRNPGGFDYRLYLKKSGITALINVNGYSVRIIKSNADNYADKVVRRTRERITQIFFNSMPKNDADFISSVILGQYNIEEDVLNSFRVTGLTHIIAVSGFNFGILTLFMMFVLNILHIRRYSPFIIVPLLLIYTVMTGAPSSAVRAVIMACMALIAMFIGRENNPINAMSFAATMILFFNPLMLFDIGFQLSFIATLSILLLYKPIKGIIKLKSEKIKEVLSVTLAAQIGTIPIIIYFFHSFSIISLLPNILIVPIVSVAVVLGFLSAILGLIYMPLSIPLNLINIPVVEIALYLTRIFSQIPHASISVSQPPVYMMLCYYAVLILLTSNLSKKIKISVVSTMLFLLMAVFAVNSLTPKNLEITFLDVGQGDSTFLMTPDGKSILIDGGGRPEYGNSSFDVGQDILMPFLLYKNATSLDAVFISHTDYDHVGGILSILNDVDVKRIFIGRQVADSENFKKLMAIASKKQIPVFQLSKGDWVEISGIKYDVLSPDSYVISENPINNNALVFKMIYKNVSILFTGDIEKEAENALLDDNISSDILKVPHHGSNTSSQKKFVDEVNPKISVIMVGENNYGQPDGEVVKYLKSKSQLFRTDKDGAIIIETNGTFIHVKKMIGD; from the coding sequence TTGTACATAGCAGTATTATTATCTGTAGGCATCATAATAAGCAGGTTCCTTGAGATAAATGTTGTGTTTTTGTTATTAGCATTTTTAGTTGTCCTGTCTTCCGGCATTTACATATATCTGTCCAAAAAAAATGCCATTTACTTATTGCTTCTGGCAGTATTTGTTTTGGGATTGACGGTGGGAGAAAATGCTTTGTACTCAAAAGGTGTGTACGATAATTTAAGCAACAGACTGGTTTCATTTAATGGGGTTGTTTCAAATATCATTTTAAAAGATGGATTTGCAAAATACGTGTTAAGCCCTAAAAACAAAGATAAGATTTTGATAACGCAGTACGGTGGTATTTATCCCAAAGAAGGTGATTTAATCGAGGTAAGAGGAATAGTAGAGCTGCCTCAAGGCAAGAGAAATCCTGGTGGATTTGATTATAGGCTTTATCTTAAAAAAAGCGGCATTACAGCTTTGATAAATGTAAATGGTTATTCTGTACGAATTATAAAAAGCAATGCAGACAACTATGCGGATAAAGTCGTTAGAAGGACAAGGGAGAGAATAACGCAGATTTTTTTTAATTCGATGCCAAAAAACGATGCTGATTTTATCTCCTCTGTCATACTGGGTCAATACAATATTGAAGAAGATGTACTTAATTCTTTTAGAGTTACAGGACTTACACATATAATTGCAGTATCAGGATTTAACTTTGGAATATTGACTTTATTTATGATGTTCGTCTTGAATATTTTACACATTAGGAGATATTCTCCATTTATCATAGTTCCACTGCTTTTAATATACACTGTTATGACAGGTGCGCCATCATCAGCCGTAAGAGCCGTCATAATGGCTTGTATGGCTTTAATTGCTATGTTCATCGGAAGAGAGAATAATCCAATTAATGCCATGTCTTTTGCAGCAACTATGATACTCTTTTTCAATCCTTTGATGTTATTTGACATTGGGTTTCAGCTATCATTTATAGCGACATTGTCTATTTTGCTTTTGTATAAGCCAATAAAAGGTATAATAAAGTTAAAAAGTGAAAAAATCAAAGAAGTGCTTTCTGTCACTTTAGCTGCACAAATTGGCACGATTCCTATTATTATATACTTTTTTCACAGTTTTTCGATTATTTCACTATTGCCAAATATATTGATTGTACCGATTGTAAGCGTTGCTGTAGTGTTGGGATTTTTGTCTGCAATTTTAGGTCTTATATATATGCCTCTTTCTATCCCTTTAAATCTTATAAATATACCGGTAGTAGAGATCGCCTTGTATCTTACAAGGATTTTCTCACAGATACCGCATGCATCTATAAGCGTATCCCAACCGCCAGTTTACATGATGTTATGTTATTATGCTGTACTGATTTTATTGACAAGCAATCTCAGCAAAAAAATTAAAATTAGTGTTGTTTCAACAATGCTGTTTCTTTTGATGGCAGTGTTTGCTGTAAATTCATTGACACCTAAAAACCTCGAAATAACTTTTCTCGATGTAGGACAAGGTGATAGTACCTTTTTAATGACCCCAGACGGCAAAAGCATACTGATAGATGGTGGAGGAAGACCTGAATACGGCAATTCTTCCTTTGATGTTGGACAAGATATATTGATGCCATTTTTGCTTTATAAGAATGCTACATCGTTGGATGCGGTGTTTATATCTCATACAGATTATGATCATGTAGGCGGCATATTGTCGATTTTAAACGATGTAGATGTGAAAAGAATATTTATTGGCAGACAAGTGGCGGATAGTGAAAATTTCAAAAAATTAATGGCTATCGCCAGCAAAAAGCAAATACCAGTTTTTCAATTGTCGAAAGGTGATTGGGTCGAGATATCTGGAATAAAATATGATGTTTTAAGCCCTGATTCTTACGTGATTTCTGAGAATCCCATAAATAATAATGCGCTGGTTTTTAAAATGATATATAAAAATGTAAGCATCTTATTCACTGGAGATATAGAGAAAGAAGCGGAAAATGCGCTATTAGATGATAATATATCTTCAGATATATTGAAAGTTCCACATCATGGATCTAATACGTCGTCGCAAAAAAAATTTGTGGACGAGGTAAATCCTAAAATCAGCGTGATAATGGTAGGTGAAAATAATTATGGACAGCCAGATGGAGAAGTAGTAAAATATTTAAAAAGCAAATCACAACTTTTCAGGACAGACAAAGATGGTGCTATTATCATTGAAACCAATGGTACATTTATACATGTCAAAAAAATGATCGGGGACTGA
- a CDS encoding MBL fold metallo-hydrolase: protein MKLTILGSHGPYPGPDGACSGYLVEDNGVNVLVDCGNGVISRYQKYHDLKDLKYIILTHLHSDHMADMLVLRYALDIMMKKGYINEPVNVYCPDEPSKVIEELGFNDVFKIKHIDEELKLDIENFTITFKEMVHPVKTFAVKFNNGDKTFVFSSDTIYNDQLVFFASNSDLFLCDGNLLNGEKGPHLTAKQAAKISKSAHCKKLVVTHLWPQNSIEEYEKEVSEVVNDASIAKPFEVYYV, encoded by the coding sequence GTGAAATTGACAATTCTTGGTTCACATGGACCTTATCCAGGTCCAGATGGAGCTTGTTCAGGTTATTTGGTGGAAGATAATGGTGTAAATGTACTTGTAGATTGTGGCAACGGTGTCATCAGCAGATACCAAAAGTATCATGATTTAAAAGACCTAAAATACATAATATTAACCCATTTGCATTCAGACCACATGGCAGATATGCTGGTCTTAAGATATGCGTTGGATATAATGATGAAAAAAGGTTATATAAATGAACCTGTAAACGTCTATTGCCCAGATGAACCTTCAAAAGTTATTGAAGAATTAGGGTTTAATGATGTGTTTAAAATCAAACACATAGATGAGGAATTGAAACTTGATATTGAAAATTTTACGATAACATTTAAAGAAATGGTCCATCCTGTTAAAACATTTGCTGTAAAATTCAATAATGGAGATAAAACCTTTGTCTTTAGCAGTGATACAATCTACAATGATCAACTTGTTTTTTTTGCAAGTAATTCTGACTTATTCTTATGTGATGGCAATTTGTTAAACGGCGAAAAGGGGCCACACCTTACTGCAAAACAGGCAGCAAAAATTTCAAAATCTGCTCATTGCAAAAAGCTTGTCGTTACACACCTTTGGCCACAAAACTCTATAGAAGAATATGAAAAAGAAGTGTCAGAAGTGGTAAATGATGCAAGTATAGCCAAGCCTTTTGAAGTATATTACGTATAA
- a CDS encoding HAD family hydrolase: MIDTVMFDLDGTLLPVDTDKMIMEYFEAISNKISDYFDKYYFQKALYSASMDMINNLDPSKTNEEAFFDSFLKLVEYPKDKIMRIFTDFYENDYKNLGANVCKNEYAKACVELLVDKGYDVVLATNPIFPDIAIKERLRWAGIDCNYFSFITSYEHMHFCKPYIQYYKEIVEKLQKVPENCIMIGNDVDEDVIAGTIGFKTYLLDEFLINRTSKDISTFEHGNYKDLYEYIKRLPAI, from the coding sequence ATGATTGATACAGTGATGTTTGACCTTGATGGCACTTTGCTCCCTGTTGACACGGACAAGATGATTATGGAATATTTTGAAGCTATTTCAAATAAGATCTCAGATTATTTCGACAAGTATTATTTCCAAAAGGCTCTTTATTCAGCTAGTATGGACATGATAAACAATTTAGATCCCAGTAAGACAAATGAAGAAGCCTTTTTTGATTCGTTTTTAAAGTTAGTGGAATACCCAAAAGATAAAATCATGAGGATTTTTACTGATTTCTATGAAAATGACTATAAGAACCTTGGAGCAAATGTATGTAAAAACGAGTATGCTAAGGCCTGTGTAGAATTGCTGGTTGATAAAGGATATGACGTTGTACTTGCTACAAATCCGATCTTTCCAGATATAGCCATAAAAGAGAGATTGAGATGGGCCGGAATTGACTGTAATTATTTTAGCTTTATCACATCTTATGAGCATATGCATTTTTGCAAGCCATACATACAATATTATAAAGAAATCGTAGAAAAGCTTCAAAAAGTGCCTGAAAATTGCATCATGATTGGCAATGATGTTGATGAAGATGTAATAGCTGGAACTATTGGCTTTAAGACATATCTACTGGATGAGTTTTTGATCAACAGAACATCAAAAGACATTTCAACATTTGAACATGGAAATTATAAAGACCTCTATGAATATATTAAAAGATTACCTGCTATTTAG
- a CDS encoding ECF transporter S component: MKENSLKKLVYIALMTALIAVGTMVIQIPTPYTKGYINIGDSFIFLSATILGPFAGFVSGGIGSALSDLLSGYALWAPWTLVIKGLEGLIVAVLLKKEDKSFIVQMAVFVLAASWMVLGYYIGGAFMYGSKAALADVPGNILQGIGSVIIGSVLVASLSRVKYFKDIKRG, from the coding sequence GTGAAAGAAAATAGCTTAAAAAAACTTGTTTACATCGCACTTATGACGGCTCTTATTGCTGTTGGTACTATGGTAATACAAATCCCTACGCCATACACGAAAGGATATATAAATATAGGCGATTCTTTCATCTTTCTTTCGGCTACTATTTTAGGACCTTTTGCAGGCTTTGTGTCTGGAGGCATTGGTTCAGCATTATCTGATCTTCTTTCAGGATATGCTTTATGGGCCCCATGGACATTAGTCATAAAAGGATTGGAAGGACTCATTGTGGCTGTTTTATTGAAAAAGGAAGATAAAAGTTTTATTGTGCAAATGGCTGTTTTTGTATTAGCTGCATCATGGATGGTGCTTGGATATTATATTGGTGGTGCTTTTATGTACGGTTCAAAAGCTGCTCTTGCTGATGTGCCAGGAAATATACTTCAAGGAATAGGAAGTGTAATCATTGGTTCTGTGCTTGTAGCTTCGTTGTCAAGAGTTAAATACTTTAAAGATATAAAGCGAGGTTAG
- a CDS encoding MarR family winged helix-turn-helix transcriptional regulator, producing the protein MDAEINLLEYLLREINHRMNLVTRNYLSNKEITMSRFWVLNKLSQDEAITMKQLQSQLLLSSSTLTGLIDNLVADDLVYRWRDDKDRRLVFLKLTEKGAVLLNEILEYRTKMLKKIVDMCGDSIDIGTLNKNLKTLLNASDDAVIF; encoded by the coding sequence ATGGATGCCGAAATAAATTTATTAGAATATTTACTGCGGGAAATAAACCATAGAATGAATCTTGTGACCAGAAATTACTTAAGCAATAAAGAAATTACCATGTCTCGGTTTTGGGTCTTAAACAAATTAAGCCAAGATGAAGCAATAACTATGAAACAACTACAGTCGCAACTTTTACTGTCTTCCAGCACACTGACAGGGCTAATCGACAATCTCGTTGCTGATGATTTGGTATATAGGTGGAGAGACGATAAGGACAGACGCCTTGTGTTTTTAAAGCTTACAGAAAAAGGTGCTGTGCTTCTAAACGAAATTTTAGAATACCGCACAAAGATGCTAAAAAAAATAGTCGATATGTGTGGTGACAGCATAGACATTGGTACATTGAACAAAAATCTCAAAACACTATTAAACGCATCAGATGATGCTGTAATATTTTAA
- a CDS encoding ABC transporter ATP-binding protein: MDFAIEIKNLKKRFKDFEAVGGITFDVRKGEIFGLLGPNGAGKTTTIRMITTLMPPTSGKILVAGFDAKKYSATIRRYIGYVPQALSADSTLTGYENMLFVAKLLRLNKKEREERIDYILDILNLNDARNRLVKQYSGGMIRRLEIGQAIIHRPEVLILDEPTVGLDPVARQNVWNVIDTLRKETGLTILITTHYMEEAEAICGRIAIMNSGKIAALGTPGELKSKTGNPNATLDDVFTFFTGNQLESGGNYRETSQLRKRIQRFS, encoded by the coding sequence ATGGACTTCGCAATCGAAATAAAAAATTTAAAGAAAAGATTTAAAGATTTTGAAGCAGTAGGTGGAATCACGTTTGACGTCAGAAAAGGAGAAATATTTGGCTTATTAGGTCCCAACGGTGCAGGAAAAACTACTACCATAAGAATGATAACGACATTGATGCCACCTACTTCTGGCAAAATACTTGTTGCCGGTTTTGATGCAAAAAAATACAGTGCAACAATAAGAAGATACATTGGATATGTACCACAAGCTCTTTCTGCAGACTCCACCTTAACTGGATATGAAAATATGCTATTTGTAGCTAAGCTTTTAAGGCTTAACAAAAAAGAAAGGGAAGAAAGAATTGATTACATTCTTGACATTTTGAATTTGAATGATGCAAGAAACCGCTTAGTCAAGCAGTATTCAGGTGGAATGATAAGAAGATTGGAAATAGGCCAAGCCATAATACACAGACCTGAAGTCTTAATACTTGATGAACCGACAGTGGGACTTGATCCTGTAGCAAGGCAAAACGTTTGGAACGTAATAGATACTTTACGAAAAGAAACAGGTCTTACAATTTTAATTACTACCCATTACATGGAAGAAGCAGAAGCTATATGTGGAAGAATAGCAATAATGAACAGCGGCAAAATTGCTGCCTTAGGAACTCCTGGTGAATTAAAATCAAAAACCGGAAATCCAAATGCTACATTGGATGATGTATTTACATTTTTCACAGGAAATCAATTAGAGTCTGGAGGGAATTATCGTGAAACAAGTCAATTACGCAAAAGAATCCAAAGGTTCAGTTAA
- a CDS encoding ABC transporter permease — MKQVNYAKESKGSVKMNSPIKIVLDYILNSFTIAEIEIRKLKHDPTELLTRAVQPVLWLLIFGQAFSRIRAIPTGNVNYQTFMAPGILAQSMMFISIFYGLSIIWDKDQGILQKLIAMPVPRAAFVTGKAFGAGVRAISQVIIILFLAFLLRLDIKWSILNVIMSILTIVLGAAFFSSLSMALAAIVKSRERFMGIGQVITMPLFFASNAIYPIQIMPHWLQIVARINPLSYVVELLRGYLINGSVSQAGFSWMILIAATVIIQIISAILYPHIVT; from the coding sequence GTGAAACAAGTCAATTACGCAAAAGAATCCAAAGGTTCAGTTAAGATGAATTCTCCTATAAAAATAGTTTTAGACTATATTTTGAATTCTTTTACAATCGCAGAAATAGAGATACGAAAGCTGAAACATGATCCAACTGAATTACTTACAAGAGCAGTCCAACCAGTTTTATGGCTTCTTATCTTTGGTCAGGCATTTTCCAGGATACGAGCTATACCTACAGGAAATGTCAACTATCAGACATTTATGGCTCCAGGCATTTTAGCCCAATCAATGATGTTCATATCTATATTTTATGGTTTAAGCATAATTTGGGATAAAGATCAAGGAATACTTCAAAAGCTTATAGCAATGCCTGTTCCTCGAGCAGCTTTTGTCACAGGAAAAGCCTTTGGAGCAGGAGTCAGAGCAATAAGCCAAGTAATAATAATATTATTTTTAGCGTTTTTGCTAAGACTCGACATAAAGTGGAGCATTTTAAATGTAATAATGAGCATATTGACAATTGTTTTAGGCGCTGCATTTTTTTCTTCTTTGTCAATGGCTTTAGCAGCCATAGTAAAAAGCAGGGAAAGATTTATGGGTATAGGACAGGTTATAACGATGCCATTGTTTTTTGCCAGCAATGCAATCTATCCAATACAAATAATGCCACATTGGCTTCAAATAGTAGCAAGAATCAATCCTTTAAGTTATGTTGTTGAACTTTTGCGAGGATATCTAATAAATGGCAGTGTATCACAAGCAGGCTTTTCATGGATGATACTTATAGCTGCTACTGTCATAATTCAGATAATATCAGCAATTTTATATCCCCACATAGTAACATAA